In Gossypium raimondii isolate GPD5lz chromosome 12, ASM2569854v1, whole genome shotgun sequence, a single window of DNA contains:
- the LOC105763899 gene encoding uncharacterized protein LOC105763899, giving the protein MKNLQCTQDIKPSTHALHEPKTEQQNNQAADGPLADSGSLSASNNDGRKVSRQDIELVQNLIERCLQLYMTRDEVVKTLLTRARIDPGFTTLVWQKLEEENADFFSAYYVRLKLKKQIILFNHLLEHQYHLMKYPVPPKVPLVPIPNGIHPMPVNNLPMGYPVLQQPPIPASGQPHIDSMGISSCHVVNGVPAPGNFQPMRMNSGNDMVMDNNAGDAIAAVHPTTPMPSMSEMPVSPTSVASSGNFPFTASDMSGMGVDTSVLDSAFTTDVASSVGLQLGPDNGAGNSRDSFRTLDQIQWNFSLTDLTADLSNLGDLGALGNYPGSPFLPSDSEILLDSSEQEDIVEEFFVDSIPGHPCSPSEEEKS; this is encoded by the exons ATGAAGAACTTACAG tGCACACAAGACATAAAACCCTCAACTCATGCTTTGCATGAACCTAAAACAGAACAGCAAAACAATCAAGCAGCAGATGGCCCCTTAGCAGATTCTGGTTCTTTATCGGCTTCAAACAATGATGGCAGAAAAGTTTCACGCCAAGATATTGAACTT GTCCAGAATTTAATTGAAAGATGCTTACAACTGTACATGACTAGAGATGAGGTTGTCAAAACCCTCCTGACTCGAGCAAGGATAGACCCTGGATTTACAACTTTAG TATGGCAGAAGCTGGAAGAGGAAAATGCTGATTTTTTCAGTGCCTATTATGTAAGGCTGAAGTTAAAGaagcaaataattttattcaaccaTTTGCTTGAGCATCAATATCATCTGATGAAATATCCTGTGCCTCCAAAGGTTCCTCTGGTCCCAATACCAAATGGGATTCATCCCATGCCTG TTAACAACTTACCAATGGGATACCCTGTACTACAACAACCTCCAATTCCTGCTTCAGGGCAACCTCATATTGACTCCATGGGTATATCAAGCTGTCACGTGGTCAATGGAGTCCCTGCTCCAGGCAATTTTCAACCTATGCGGATGAATTCTGGGAATGA CATGGTGATGGACAACAATGCTGGTGATGCAATAGCTGCAGTTCATCCAACTACTCCCATGCCATCTATGTCAGAGATGCCTGTGAGCCCTACATCAGTGGCATCCAGTGGGAATTTCCCATTCACTGCATCAGACATGTCAGGGATGGGAGTCGACACATCAGTACTTGATTCAGCCTTCACAACAGATGTGGCAAGTTCAGTAGGATTGCAGCTGGGACCTGATAATGGAGCTGGGAATTCTAGAGATTCCTTTAGAACCCTTGATCAGATTCAGTGGAATTTCAGTCTCACGGATTTGACAGCAGACTTGTCCAACTTGGGAG ATTTAGGAGCCCTCGGAAACTATCCCGGTTCTCCTTTTCTTCCCTCTGATTCAGAAATTTTGCTTGATTCTTCGGAGCAAGAGGATATAG TGGAAGAATTTTTCGTCGATTCCATCCCTGGACACCCGTGCTCTCCATCCGAAGAAGAAAAATCCTAG